A region of Saccharomyces kudriavzevii IFO 1802 strain IFO1802 genome assembly, chromosome: 14 DNA encodes the following proteins:
- the EAF7 gene encoding Eaf7p (similar to Saccharomyces cerevisiae EAF7 (YNL136W); ancestral locus Anc_2.130) gives MAIHWTIVDEIRLLRWASEFKPAGIHKHFHMFCIVERMNSPDKYPVTLLQKETMKLGKIFTAKDIWEKLGQSYNLENIDKMENAYSMAATTECSLNDDDEEIHEETLLELNNRMRARKQDFTLPWDEYGELILEHAKKGPASIEEEAQAKYANDRDNDIPKKVFEDQVEKTNHEEEKDVVVAEKGEGLNEHHAKVNDTPSDSQYKLKIETQGSKKEDKMEHTSDEEQKIKTESKTAAPVRKSQRLRRNKEVKFEDEGEEDTEHKETGEEEQNMEEPKEQEGETQEQDEENDEESNEKEEVNDEREKSSSYENTNGSESEEVDEALEYESENEKEDTERGSGPEMDNLKKKMENKKEENQQDGARKDSKVQNEPLAKRTRHSSSAGNTSNEASPKRKRRKASSRKDSTPATRVSSRLRNKR, from the coding sequence ATGGCAATACATTGGACAATTGTGGATGAGATACGACTTCTTAGGTGGGCATCCGAGTTCAAGCCGGCCGGTATTCATAAGCATTTCCACATGTTTTGCATAGTGGAGAGAATGAACTCACCGGACAAATATCCAGTTACGTTATTACAGAAGGAGACCATGAAGTTGGGTAAAATCTTCACTGCAAAAGACATATGGGAAAAACTGGGTCAATCATACAATTTGGAGAATATTgataaaatggaaaatgcaTATTCAATGGCGGCCACTACGGAATGTTCGTTGaacgatgacgatgaagaaattcacGAAGAGACCTTACTTGAGTTAAACAATCGAATGAGAGCGCGCAAACAAGATTTTACACTACCTTGGGATGAATACGGTGAATTGATCTTGGAACATGCCAAGAAAGGTCCTGCCTCGATTGAAGAGGAAGCTCAAGCTAAATATGCAAATGATAGAGATAATGATATACCcaaaaaagtttttgaagatcaAGTAGAAAAAACTAACcatgaggaagaaaaagatgtGGTGGTGGCTGAAAAAGGGGAGGGATTGAATGAACATCATGCAAAGGTAAATGATACCCCATCAGATTCCCAATACAAACTCAAAATAGAGACGCAAGGTAGCAAAAAGGAGGACAAAATGGAGCATACGAGTGACGAAGAACAGAAGATAAAAACAGAAAGTAAAACGGCGGCTCCCGTCAGGAAATCTCAAAGATTGAGAAGAAATAAGGAGGTTAAATTTGAAGACGAGGGAGAAGAAGATACAGAACACAAAGAAACTggggaagaagaacaaaatatgGAAGAACCAAAGGAACAAGAAGGAGAGACGCAGgaacaagatgaagaaaatgatgaggaaagtaatgaaaaggaagaggtTAATGATGAGCGCGAAAAGTCCAGCTCTTATGAAAACACAAATGGATctgaaagtgaagaagTTGACGAGGCATTGGAGTACGAGtctgaaaatgagaaaGAAGACACAGAAAGGGGGTCTGGGCCAGAAATGGATAAtctaaaaaagaaaatggagaacaaaaaagaagagaatcaGCAAGATGGCGCTAGAAAGGACTCCAAGGTCCAAAATGAACCATTGGCGAAAAGGACCAGGCATTCGTCATCTGCAGGAAACACTAGCAACGAAGCCTcaccaaaaagaaaaagacgGAAGGCAAGTTCCCGCAAAGACAGTACCCCAGCTACTAGGGTTTCCAGTAGACTACGAAACAAGAGATAA
- the SKDI14G1910 gene encoding uncharacterized protein (similar to Saccharomyces cerevisiae YNL134C; ancestral locus Anc_2.133) — protein sequence MSASIPETMKAVVIENGKAVVKQDIPIPELEEGFVLIKTVAVAGNPTDWKHIDYKIGPQGALLGCDAAGQIVKLGPNVDAARFAIGDYIYGVIHGASVRFPTNGAFAEYSAISSEIAYRPAKEFRLCGKDSLPEGPVKSLEGAVSLPVSLTTAGMVLTHSFGLDMEWEPSKPQRDHPILFWGGATAVGQILIQLAKKLHGFTEIIVVASRKHEKLLKDYGADELFDYHDADVIEQIKKRYNNIPYLVDCVSNTETIQEVYKCAAEELDATVVQLTTLTDKNIKEEDRRQNVSIEGTLLYLIGGNDVPFGTFTLPADPEYKEAAINFIEFINPKVNDGEIHHIPVRVYKNGLDDIPQLLDDIKHGRNSGEKLVAVLK from the coding sequence ATGTCCGCCTCAATTCCAGAAACCATGAAGGCCGTCGTCatagaaaatggaaagGCCGTTGTCAAGCAGGATATCCCTATTCctgaattggaagaaggCTTTGTTCTGATCAAGACAGTTGCTGTTGCCGGTAACCCGACCGATTGGAAACACATCGACTACAAGATTGGTCCTCAAGGTGCCCTCCTGGGTTGCGATGCTGCCGGCCAAATCGTGAAGTTGGGTCCAAACGTTGATGCTGCACGGTTTGCCATTGGTGACTACATCTACGGGGTGATTCACGGTGCCTCGGTGAGGTTCCCGACAAACGGTGCCTTTGCCGAATATTCTGCCATCTCATCTGAGATTGCCTACAGGCCAGCAAAAGAATTTAGGCTGTGTGGTAAAGATAGCCTACCAGAAGGCCCTGTCAAGTCTTTGGAAGGCGCGGTCAGTCTCCCAGTCTCGTTGACCACCGCTGGTATGGTCCTCACCCATAGTTTTGGTTTGGACATGGAGTGGGAACCCTCAAAACCACAAAGAGACCACCCCATTTTATTTTGGGGCGGTGCGACTGCCGTGGGCCAGATTTTGATTCAATTAGCGAAAAAACTGCATGGCTTTACAGAGATCATCGTTGTCGCTTCCCGCaaacatgaaaaattattaaagGACTACGGGGCCGATGAACTCTTCGACTACCATGACGCTGACGTTATTGAACAGATTAAAAAGAGGTACAACAACATTCCCTACTTGGTGGACTGTGTCTCCAATACGGAAACTATCCAAGAAGTGTACAAATGCGCTGCAGAGGAGTTGGACGCTACCGTCGTTCAATTGACTACTCTAACCgacaaaaatatcaaagaggaagataGGAGACAAAACGTTAGTATCGAAGGGACCCTGCTGTATTTGATAGGAGGTAACGACGTCCCATTCGGCACGTTTACTCTACCAGCTGACCCTGAATACAAGGAGGCGGCCATCAACTTCATCGAATTTATCAATCCAAAGGTCAATGACGGTGAAATCCATCACATTCCAGTCAGGGTTTACAAGAACGGGTTGGATGATATCCCACAATTACTCGACGACATCAAGCACGGCAGAAACTCCGGTGAAAAGCTGGTCGCAGTCTTGAAGTAG
- the FPR1 gene encoding peptidylprolyl isomerase FPR1 (similar to Saccharomyces cerevisiae FPR1 (YNL135C); ancestral locus Anc_2.131) has product MSEIIEGNVKIDRVSPGDGATFPKTGDLVTIHYTGTLENGQKFDSSVDRGSPFQCNIGVGQVIKGWDVGIPKLSVGEKARLTIPGPYAYGPRGFPGLIPPNSTLVFDVELLKVN; this is encoded by the coding sequence ATGTCCGAAATAATTGAAGGTAACGTCAAAATTGACAGGGTTTCTCCAGGTGATGGTGCCACATTCCCAAAGACTGGTGATTTGGTCACCATCCACTACACCGGCACTTTGGAAAACGGCCAAAAATTCGATTCCTCCGTTGACAGAGGTTCTCCATTCCAATGTAACATTGGTGTCGGTCAAGTCATCAAGGGTTGGGATGTTGGCATTCCAAAGTTGTCTGTCGGTGAAAAGGCTAGATTAACCATCCCAGGCCCATACGCTTATGGTCCACGTGGCTTCCCAGGTTTAATTCCACCAAACAGTACTTTGGTTTTCGACGTCGAATTGTTGAAGGTCAATTAA